One genomic region from Mycobacterium basiliense encodes:
- the rpe gene encoding ribulose-phosphate 3-epimerase → MSPMVCSTGEPMIAPSILAADFARLADAAAAVRGADWLHVDVMDGHFVPNLTIGLPVVESLLAASDIPMDCHLMIDNPDRWAPPYAEAGAYNVTFHAEATDNPVGVARDIRAAGAKAGISVKPGTPLDPYLEILRHFDTLLIMSVEPGFGGQSFIPEVLSKVRTARKLVDSGELRILIEIDGGINADTVEQAAEAGVDCFVAGSAVYGAEDPAAAVKALRRQAGAVSPRCGR, encoded by the coding sequence GTGTCGCCTATGGTATGCAGCACGGGGGAACCCATGATCGCGCCCTCGATCCTGGCCGCTGACTTCGCCCGACTCGCCGACGCCGCGGCGGCCGTGCGCGGCGCCGACTGGTTGCACGTCGATGTGATGGACGGCCATTTCGTGCCGAATCTGACGATTGGCTTGCCAGTGGTGGAGAGCCTGCTGGCGGCCAGCGACATCCCGATGGATTGCCATCTGATGATCGACAATCCGGACCGGTGGGCTCCGCCATATGCCGAAGCAGGCGCCTACAACGTCACGTTTCACGCCGAGGCCACCGACAATCCGGTCGGGGTGGCCCGCGATATCCGCGCGGCGGGCGCCAAAGCGGGAATCAGCGTGAAGCCTGGCACGCCACTGGATCCGTACCTGGAGATCCTGCGGCATTTCGACACCCTGCTGATCATGTCGGTGGAGCCGGGTTTTGGTGGCCAAAGCTTCATTCCCGAGGTGCTGAGCAAGGTACGCACGGCGCGCAAATTGGTTGATTCGGGCGAGTTGAGGATCCTGATCGAGATTGACGGCGGTATCAACGCCGACACCGTCGAGCAGGCCGCCGAGGCCGGTGTCGACTGCTTTGTCGCCGGGTCGGCGGTGTACGGAGCGGAGGACCCCGCCGCCGCGGTAAAGGCGCTCCGGCGACAGGCGGGTGCGGTGTCACCCCGCTGCGGCCGATGA
- a CDS encoding LppX_LprAFG lipoprotein, translated as MQIRRRLFAVLATLSIATALVAACSSGTKDSGGPLPDAAPLVTQATEQTKNLKSAHLVLTVNGKIPGLSLKTLSGDLTTKPTAAKGNVKLTLGGSDIDADFVVIDGNLYATLTPNKWSDFGPAADIYDPSQILNPDTGLANVLANLKDAKTEGRDTINGQSTIRVSGKVTADAVNQIAPPFNATDPVPGTVWIQEGGDHQLAQAKLDRGSGNSVEMTLSNWGEQVQVTKPPVSG; from the coding sequence ATGCAAATCCGCCGTCGTCTATTCGCTGTCCTCGCCACCCTGAGCATCGCCACCGCTCTGGTCGCGGCCTGCTCGTCGGGCACCAAGGACAGCGGCGGACCGTTACCCGATGCTGCCCCCCTGGTCACGCAGGCAACCGAGCAAACCAAGAACCTCAAGAGTGCGCACCTGGTCCTGACGGTCAACGGCAAAATCCCCGGGCTTTCCCTGAAGACGCTTTCCGGCGATCTCACCACCAAACCCACGGCCGCGAAGGGAAACGTCAAGCTCACCCTCGGCGGCTCGGACATCGACGCCGACTTTGTGGTCATCGACGGGAACCTGTACGCCACCCTGACGCCCAACAAGTGGAGTGATTTCGGTCCGGCCGCGGATATTTATGACCCGTCACAGATCTTGAACCCGGACACTGGGCTGGCCAACGTGCTGGCCAACCTCAAGGACGCCAAGACCGAGGGACGGGACACGATCAACGGACAAAGCACCATCCGCGTCAGCGGAAAGGTCACGGCCGACGCGGTGAATCAGATCGCACCGCCATTCAATGCGACAGATCCGGTACCCGGCACGGTGTGGATTCAGGAGGGCGGCGATCACCAACTGGCACAGGCCAAATTGGATCGCGGTTCGGGCAATTCGGTCGAGATGACCTTGTCTAACTGGGGCGAGCAGGTGCAGGTAACCAAGCCCCCGGTGAGCGGATGA
- the fmt gene encoding methionyl-tRNA formyltransferase, whose translation MRLVFAGTPEPALPALCSLIDSPRHEVVAVLTRPDAASGRRGKPQPSPVARAALERGIPVLRPPRPNSAEFVAELSALGPQCCAVVAYGALLGDALLAVPSRGWVNLHFSLLPAWRGAAPVQAAIAAGDTVTGATTFQIEPSLDSGPVYGVVTETIQSTDTAGELLKRLAVSGAALLSATLDGIADQSLAPRPQPADGVSLAPKITVEQARVRWELPAPVIERRIRAVTPNPGAWTLIGDLRVKLGPVHVDGAPKPPDPLTSGAIHVDRKNVWIGTGSEPVRLGEIQPPGKKVMNAIDWARGARLDPGARAS comes from the coding sequence GTGCGCCTTGTTTTCGCCGGCACCCCAGAACCCGCGCTGCCCGCGCTGTGCAGCCTCATCGACTCGCCACGTCACGAGGTAGTCGCGGTGCTGACCAGGCCCGATGCCGCTTCCGGACGGCGTGGCAAGCCGCAGCCGTCGCCCGTGGCCCGTGCTGCGCTCGAGCGTGGAATTCCGGTGTTGCGGCCGCCGCGACCTAATTCCGCAGAATTCGTTGCTGAACTGTCCGCGCTGGGCCCGCAGTGCTGCGCGGTCGTCGCCTACGGGGCGCTGCTTGGCGATGCGCTGCTTGCGGTTCCGTCGCGCGGCTGGGTCAATCTGCATTTCTCGCTGCTGCCCGCCTGGCGGGGCGCCGCTCCGGTACAGGCCGCGATTGCCGCGGGGGATACGGTCACCGGGGCCACGACCTTCCAGATCGAGCCGAGCCTAGACTCCGGACCCGTTTACGGTGTAGTCACCGAGACTATCCAGTCGACCGACACGGCGGGTGAACTGCTTAAGCGACTTGCGGTTTCGGGCGCTGCGCTATTGTCGGCCACGCTGGACGGCATCGCTGATCAATCCTTGGCGCCACGACCGCAACCGGCCGATGGGGTCAGCCTGGCGCCCAAAATCACCGTCGAGCAGGCTCGGGTGCGCTGGGAGCTGCCGGCGCCGGTAATTGAACGTCGGATCCGCGCGGTCACGCCAAATCCGGGTGCTTGGACGCTCATCGGCGACTTGCGGGTCAAGCTTGGACCCGTACACGTCGACGGCGCCCCTAAGCCCCCAGATCCGTTGACATCCGGGGCTATCCATGTGGACCGCAAGAACGTCTGGATCGGCACCGGATCAGAACCGGTGCGGTTGGGGGAGATTCAGCCGCCCGGCAAGAAGGTGATGAACGCGATCGACTGGGCGCGCGGCGCCCGGCTCGATCCTGGTGCGCGGGCATCATGA
- a CDS encoding RsmB/NOP family class I SAM-dependent RNA methyltransferase, whose amino-acid sequence MTSKPQRPQRKGGPSQRKGPRRRPLDPARRAAFDVLRAVSERNAYANLALPALLRERGIAGRDAAFATELAYGTCRILGLLDPIIGAAAGRSPEAIHPVLLDLLRLGSYQLLRTRVDAHAAVSTTVEQAGIEFDSARAGFVNAVLRTIADRDERSWLTELAPDPRADPVGHAAFVHAHPRWIAQAFVDALGSAAGELDAVLASDDERPRVHLAARPGVLTAAELADAVNGTVGRYSPYAVYLPSGDPGRLESVRQGQALVQDEGSQLVARALTLAPVEDDTGRWLDLCAGPGGKTALLAGLSVAAGARVTAVEPSQHRADLVADNTRGLPVDIVRGDGRHTDLEPGFDRVLVDAPCTGLGALRRRPEARWRRLPTDVPTLTKLQRELLAAAIALTRPGGVVFYATCSPHLAETVGVVGDALRRHPVHTVDARPLFEPVATGLGEGPYVQLWPHRHGTDAMFAAALQRRA is encoded by the coding sequence ATGACCTCGAAGCCGCAACGGCCCCAACGGAAGGGCGGCCCAAGTCAGCGAAAGGGTCCCCGTCGGCGACCGCTGGACCCGGCGCGCCGGGCGGCGTTCGATGTGCTGCGTGCGGTCAGTGAGCGCAACGCCTACGCAAACCTGGCGTTACCCGCGCTACTGCGCGAACGCGGTATCGCCGGACGTGACGCCGCGTTTGCCACCGAGTTGGCCTACGGCACCTGCCGGATCCTGGGTCTGCTCGACCCGATCATCGGTGCTGCGGCCGGGCGCTCACCGGAGGCGATCCATCCGGTCTTGCTCGATCTGCTACGGCTTGGCAGCTATCAGCTGCTGCGCACTAGGGTTGACGCGCACGCTGCGGTGTCCACCACCGTCGAGCAGGCGGGCATCGAATTCGACTCGGCCAGAGCCGGTTTCGTCAATGCTGTGCTGCGAACCATCGCCGATCGAGACGAGCGCAGCTGGCTGACGGAGCTGGCGCCAGACCCACGCGCCGACCCCGTCGGGCACGCCGCGTTTGTACACGCCCACCCACGTTGGATCGCACAGGCATTCGTAGACGCACTGGGTTCGGCGGCCGGTGAACTCGACGCGGTGCTGGCCAGCGACGACGAACGACCACGGGTGCACTTGGCCGCCCGGCCCGGGGTGCTGACCGCCGCGGAACTGGCCGACGCGGTGAATGGCACGGTCGGGCGCTACTCGCCGTACGCCGTGTACCTGCCGAGCGGGGACCCCGGACGGTTGGAATCGGTGCGCCAAGGCCAAGCCCTGGTTCAGGACGAGGGCAGCCAGTTGGTGGCTCGGGCGTTGACCTTGGCGCCGGTCGAGGACGACACCGGACGGTGGCTGGATCTGTGCGCCGGACCGGGGGGTAAGACAGCGCTGTTGGCTGGCTTGAGCGTGGCGGCCGGGGCACGCGTGACCGCTGTGGAGCCGTCGCAACATCGCGCGGACCTGGTGGCCGACAACACCCGCGGGCTTCCGGTCGACATCGTGCGCGGTGACGGACGGCACACCGATCTGGAGCCGGGCTTCGACCGGGTGTTGGTCGATGCGCCGTGTACCGGGTTGGGGGCGTTGCGTCGTCGGCCGGAGGCGCGCTGGCGGCGACTGCCGACCGACGTGCCAACACTGACCAAGCTGCAACGTGAGCTGCTCGCGGCCGCGATCGCCCTAACCAGGCCGGGTGGCGTCGTGTTCTACGCGACCTGCTCGCCCCACCTGGCCGAGACCGTTGGGGTGGTCGGCGACGCACTGCGCCGCCATCCGGTGCACACAGTGGATGCCAGGCCGCTGTTCGAGCCCGTTGCAACCGGACTGGGGGAGGGGCCCTACGTCCAGTTGTGGCCGCACCGACACGGTACCGATGCCATGTTCGCCGCGGCGCTGCAGCGCCGGGCGTGA
- a CDS encoding bifunctional 3,4-dihydroxy-2-butanone-4-phosphate synthase/GTP cyclohydrolase II — protein sequence MTRFDSVERAVADIAAGKAIVVIDDEDRENEGDLIFAAEKATPELVAFMVRYTSGYLCVPLDGAVCDRLGLLPMYAVNQDKHGTAYTVTVDARKGVGTGISASDRATTMRLLADPASIAEDFSRPGHVVPLRAKDGGVLRRPGHTEAAVDLARMAGLQPAGAICEIVSQKDEGAMAQTDELRVFADEHDLALITIASLIEWRRKHEKHIERIAEARIPTRHGEFRAIGYSSIYEDVEHVALVRGEIAGPNADGDDVLVRVHSECLTGDVFGSRRCDCGPQLDAAMALVAREGRGVVLYMRGHEGRGIGLMHKLQAYQLQDAGADTVDANLKLGLPADARDYGTGAQILVDLGVRSMRLLTNNPAKRVGLDGYGLHIIERVPLPVRANAENIRYLMTKRDKMGHDLVGLDDFSDFHESVNLPGEFGGAL from the coding sequence ATGACGAGGTTTGACTCCGTCGAGCGGGCGGTTGCCGACATTGCAGCGGGTAAGGCCATCGTCGTCATTGACGACGAGGATCGCGAGAACGAGGGCGACCTGATCTTCGCGGCGGAGAAGGCTACCCCGGAACTGGTGGCCTTCATGGTTCGCTACACCTCGGGATACCTCTGTGTGCCTCTCGATGGCGCTGTCTGCGACCGGCTGGGCCTGTTGCCGATGTACGCGGTCAACCAGGACAAACACGGCACCGCCTACACCGTTACCGTGGACGCGCGAAAGGGTGTGGGAACCGGGATCTCGGCATCCGACCGGGCCACCACCATGCGGTTGCTGGCCGATCCGGCGAGTATTGCCGAGGACTTCAGCCGTCCCGGCCATGTCGTTCCGTTGCGGGCCAAGGATGGCGGCGTGCTGAGGCGCCCCGGCCACACCGAGGCGGCCGTTGACCTGGCCCGGATGGCTGGGTTACAGCCTGCGGGCGCGATCTGCGAGATCGTGAGCCAAAAAGATGAAGGCGCGATGGCCCAGACCGACGAGTTGCGGGTGTTCGCCGATGAACACGACTTGGCGCTGATCACCATTGCCAGCTTGATCGAATGGCGGCGCAAGCACGAGAAACACATCGAGCGCATCGCCGAGGCCCGAATTCCGACCCGCCATGGCGAGTTTCGCGCGATCGGTTACAGCAGCATCTACGAGGACGTCGAACATGTGGCGCTGGTGCGGGGCGAGATCGCAGGACCCAACGCAGACGGCGATGATGTGCTGGTCCGGGTGCACTCCGAATGCCTGACCGGCGATGTGTTCGGCTCCCGCCGCTGTGACTGCGGGCCTCAGTTGGATGCCGCCATGGCGTTGGTTGCGCGCGAGGGGCGTGGTGTGGTCCTCTACATGCGCGGGCACGAGGGGCGAGGCATTGGTCTGATGCATAAACTGCAGGCATATCAGCTGCAGGATGCCGGCGCGGATACCGTGGATGCCAACCTCAAGCTCGGATTACCGGCCGACGCAAGGGATTACGGGACCGGCGCGCAAATCTTGGTCGACCTCGGGGTGCGGTCGATGCGATTGTTGACTAACAACCCGGCTAAGCGGGTGGGACTGGACGGATACGGATTGCATATCATCGAGCGCGTGCCATTGCCGGTGCGTGCCAACGCAGAGAACATTCGCTATTTGATGACCAAACGCGACAAGATGGGTCACGACCTAGTCGGGCTGGACGATTTTAGCGACTTCCACGAGTCTGTCAATCTTCCAGGCGAATTCGGTGGTGCTCTGTGA
- a CDS encoding riboflavin synthase produces MFTGIVEELGEVTGRQALADAARLTIRGPVVTADAGHGDSIAVNGVCLTVVDVSPDGQFSADVMAESLNRSNLGELQVGSRVNLERAAAINSRLGGHIVQGHVDGTGQIVAREPSEHWEVVRVQMPVTVARYVVEKGSITVDGISLTVSGLGAEPRDWFEVSLIPTTLELTTLGKAPVGTQVNLEVDVIAKYVERLLQTAPPKPS; encoded by the coding sequence ATGTTCACCGGAATAGTCGAGGAACTGGGAGAGGTCACGGGTCGGCAGGCCCTTGCCGACGCCGCACGCCTCACGATCCGCGGTCCCGTTGTTACCGCCGACGCCGGCCACGGCGATTCCATTGCCGTCAACGGCGTCTGCTTGACGGTGGTCGACGTGTCGCCCGACGGTCAATTCAGCGCTGATGTCATGGCCGAGTCGCTCAACCGGTCCAACCTGGGTGAGTTGCAGGTCGGCAGCCGGGTCAATTTGGAGCGTGCCGCGGCGATCAACAGCCGGCTCGGTGGCCACATCGTGCAGGGGCATGTCGATGGAACCGGACAGATCGTGGCTCGGGAGCCCTCGGAGCACTGGGAGGTTGTGCGGGTCCAGATGCCCGTAACGGTGGCGCGCTATGTCGTGGAGAAGGGGTCGATCACCGTCGACGGTATTTCGCTCACCGTTTCCGGTCTTGGTGCCGAACCCCGGGACTGGTTCGAGGTCTCGCTGATTCCCACCACGCTGGAGCTGACCACCCTGGGTAAAGCCCCGGTGGGCACGCAGGTCAATCTCGAAGTGGACGTGATCGCCAAATATGTCGAACGGCTGCTGCAGACCGCACCCCCCAAGCCGTCGTGA
- the ribH gene encoding 6,7-dimethyl-8-ribityllumazine synthase, translating into MSGGAGVPDIPVVDASDVRLAIVASTWHSKICEALLAGARKVAAEAGIANPTVVRVLGAIEIPVMTQELARNHDAVVALGVVIRGETPHFDYVCDAVTQGLTRVSLDASTPVANGVLTTNTEDQALDRAGLPTSAEDKGAQATAAALTTALALRDLRTGP; encoded by the coding sequence GTGAGCGGTGGTGCCGGAGTTCCGGACATCCCGGTGGTCGACGCGTCCGATGTGCGGCTGGCTATCGTCGCCAGCACGTGGCACAGCAAGATCTGTGAGGCGCTGCTGGCCGGCGCCCGCAAAGTGGCTGCCGAGGCCGGCATCGCCAACCCAACGGTGGTCCGCGTGCTCGGCGCGATCGAAATTCCAGTCATGACACAAGAGTTGGCCCGCAATCATGACGCGGTCGTGGCCCTTGGCGTGGTAATCCGCGGTGAGACACCACATTTCGACTACGTTTGCGATGCGGTAACCCAAGGGCTGACCCGGGTTTCGCTGGACGCCTCGACCCCGGTCGCCAACGGGGTATTGACCACCAATACCGAAGATCAGGCGCTGGATCGGGCCGGGCTTCCGACGTCCGCCGAAGACAAGGGCGCGCAGGCGACCGCGGCAGCGCTCACTACCGCGCTCGCGTTGCGCGACTTGCGTACTGGGCCGTGA
- a CDS encoding MarR family transcriptional regulator encodes MSAENATAAEDSVDMITDALLTASRLLVGISANSIAQVDENITIPQFRTLVILSNRGPVNLATLANLLGVQPSATGRMVDRLVGAGMIDRQAHPTSRRELLAVLTKRGRDLVRQVTAHRREEIARIVGQMAPAERQGLVRALTAFTAAGGEPDANVEMDL; translated from the coding sequence ATGTCCGCCGAGAATGCAACGGCAGCTGAAGACTCAGTAGACATGATCACCGATGCGCTACTGACGGCATCCCGGCTGTTGGTAGGCATCTCGGCCAATTCGATCGCGCAGGTCGACGAGAACATCACCATCCCGCAGTTCCGGACACTGGTGATTCTGTCCAACCGCGGTCCGGTCAATCTGGCGACGCTGGCGAACTTGCTCGGGGTTCAGCCATCGGCGACGGGCCGGATGGTGGATCGGCTCGTTGGCGCCGGCATGATCGACCGCCAAGCGCACCCGACGTCACGGCGCGAACTGCTTGCCGTGCTGACCAAGCGAGGCCGGGATCTGGTTCGTCAGGTCACCGCGCACCGGCGTGAAGAAATCGCTCGGATTGTCGGACAGATGGCGCCAGCGGAACGACAGGGGTTGGTGCGTGCCCTCACGGCGTTCACCGCCGCCGGTGGTGAGCCCGACGCAAACGTCGAGATGGATCTTTAG
- the ribD gene encoding bifunctional diaminohydroxyphosphoribosylaminopyrimidine deaminase/5-amino-6-(5-phosphoribosylamino)uracil reductase RibD, whose protein sequence is MSVEQVKSLEEAMRLAIEQSFLVKGTTYPNPPVGAVIVDPEGRVVGVGGTQPSGGDHAEVVALRRAGGLAAGGIAVVTMEPCNHYGKTPPCVNALIEARVGTVIYGVADPNGIAGGGAGRLSAAGLQVRSGVLADAITAGPLREWLHKQRTGLPHVTWKYATSVDGRSAAADGSSQWISSEAARADLHRRRAIADAIVVGTGTVLADDPVLTARLPDGSLAAQQPLRVVVGNREIPSEAKVLNDDARTMVIRTHEPVEVLRALLDRTDVLLEGGPTLAGAFLRAGAINRIVAYVAPILLGGPVTAVDDVGVSSIAHALRWQFDGVERCGPDLLLSLVAR, encoded by the coding sequence ATGAGCGTCGAACAAGTCAAGAGCCTCGAAGAGGCTATGCGTCTTGCCATCGAGCAGTCCTTCCTGGTCAAGGGCACGACGTATCCCAACCCGCCGGTCGGGGCCGTCATCGTCGACCCCGAGGGGCGGGTTGTGGGAGTTGGCGGTACCCAGCCCTCCGGCGGGGATCATGCCGAGGTGGTAGCGCTGCGCCGGGCCGGTGGCCTGGCGGCCGGTGGCATCGCGGTGGTCACCATGGAGCCGTGCAACCACTACGGCAAGACCCCGCCCTGTGTGAATGCGCTGATCGAAGCCCGAGTCGGGACAGTGATTTACGGCGTTGCCGACCCCAACGGTATCGCCGGCGGCGGTGCTGGTCGGCTATCGGCAGCGGGCTTGCAGGTGCGTTCCGGGGTGCTGGCGGATGCGATTACGGCCGGACCGTTGCGGGAGTGGCTCCACAAGCAACGCACCGGGCTGCCGCACGTGACCTGGAAGTACGCCACCAGCGTCGATGGTCGCAGCGCCGCCGCCGACGGCTCCAGCCAGTGGATTTCCAGTGAAGCGGCGCGCGCTGACCTGCATCGTCGACGCGCCATTGCGGACGCGATCGTGGTTGGCACCGGCACCGTCCTCGCGGACGACCCGGTCCTGACCGCACGACTGCCCGATGGATCCTTAGCGGCGCAACAACCGTTGCGAGTGGTGGTGGGCAACCGCGAAATACCATCGGAGGCAAAGGTTCTCAATGACGATGCACGCACAATGGTGATCCGTACCCACGAGCCTGTGGAAGTACTCCGGGCGTTGCTGGACCGCACCGATGTCCTGCTGGAAGGTGGTCCCACCCTCGCCGGCGCCTTCTTACGGGCCGGGGCGATCAACCGGATCGTGGCCTACGTCGCACCGATTCTGCTGGGTGGACCGGTGACTGCCGTCGATGATGTGGGGGTGTCCAGCATCGCCCACGCATTGCGCTGGCAGTTCGACGGTGTCGAACGGTGTGGTCCGGACCTGTTGCTCAGCCTGGTGGCGCGGTAG
- a CDS encoding MFS transporter, which translates to MSTLTGRRVAISAGSLAVLLGALDTYVVVTIMRDIMQSVGIPINQLQRITWIVTWYLLGYIAAMPLLGRASDRFGRKLMLQVSLLGFAAGSVVTALAGHFGDFHMLLAGRAIQGVASGALLPITLALGADLWAQRNRAGVLGGIGAAQELGSVLGPLYGIFIVWLFHDWRDVFWINVPLTAIAMLMIQFSLPAHDRSAEPERIDLVGGALLAVALGLAVIGLYNPNPDGNHVLPSYGPPVLVGAIAAAVAFFVWERFARTRLIEPAGVHFRPFLSALGASVAAGAALMVTLVNVELFGQGVLSMDQTQAAGMLLWFLIALPVGAVTGGWIATKAGDRAVTFVGLLIAAGGYLLISHWPVDLPDYRHSIFGLFTVPAMHADLLVAGLGLGLVIGPLSSATLRVVPPAQHGIASAAVVVARMTGMLIGVAALSAWGLYRFNQILTGLSAAVPPNATLIERAAAIGAQYQKAFALMYGEIFTITAIVCVVGAVLGLLISGRKDHPSEPDAAGREAVSRQAGAATAPPG; encoded by the coding sequence ATGAGCACGCTGACCGGGCGCCGCGTCGCAATCAGCGCGGGCAGCCTCGCGGTACTACTGGGGGCCCTCGACACCTACGTCGTGGTCACCATCATGCGCGACATCATGCAGAGCGTCGGCATTCCGATTAACCAGCTGCAACGAATCACCTGGATCGTCACCTGGTACCTGCTGGGCTATATCGCGGCCATGCCGCTGCTGGGCCGGGCCTCGGACCGGTTCGGCCGCAAGCTGATGCTGCAAGTAAGCCTGCTCGGTTTCGCCGCTGGTTCGGTGGTCACCGCGCTGGCGGGACATTTCGGCGATTTCCATATGCTGCTCGCCGGGCGCGCAATCCAGGGTGTGGCCAGTGGCGCGTTGCTGCCCATCACGCTGGCGCTGGGCGCGGATTTGTGGGCGCAACGAAACCGCGCCGGTGTGCTGGGCGGAATCGGTGCCGCGCAGGAGCTCGGCAGCGTGCTAGGCCCGCTTTACGGGATTTTCATCGTCTGGTTGTTCCACGACTGGCGTGACGTGTTCTGGATAAACGTCCCGCTCACCGCGATCGCCATGCTGATGATCCAATTCAGCCTGCCCGCACACGACCGCAGCGCCGAACCGGAAAGGATCGATCTGGTCGGCGGTGCGCTGCTGGCGGTCGCGCTGGGGCTCGCCGTGATCGGGCTGTACAACCCCAACCCCGACGGCAACCACGTGCTACCCAGCTATGGGCCTCCGGTGCTGGTCGGAGCCATCGCGGCGGCCGTGGCGTTCTTTGTCTGGGAGCGCTTCGCTCGCACGCGGTTGATCGAACCTGCCGGTGTGCACTTCCGGCCGTTCCTTTCCGCTCTGGGGGCCTCGGTCGCGGCCGGCGCGGCGCTAATGGTGACGCTGGTCAATGTGGAGTTGTTCGGCCAAGGCGTGCTGAGTATGGACCAAACGCAGGCCGCCGGAATGCTGCTGTGGTTTCTCATCGCGTTGCCGGTGGGCGCGGTGACGGGCGGGTGGATCGCCACCAAAGCCGGTGATCGTGCGGTGACCTTCGTGGGACTGCTCATCGCGGCCGGCGGCTACTTGCTGATTTCCCACTGGCCGGTCGACCTGCCGGACTATCGGCACAGCATCTTCGGGCTGTTCACGGTGCCCGCCATGCACGCCGACCTGCTCGTAGCCGGCCTCGGTCTTGGCCTGGTGATCGGGCCGCTGTCATCGGCCACCCTGCGGGTCGTCCCGCCGGCGCAGCACGGCATCGCCTCGGCCGCAGTGGTGGTGGCCCGGATGACCGGCATGTTGATCGGGGTGGCCGCGCTCAGCGCCTGGGGCCTATACCGGTTCAACCAGATCCTGACGGGGTTGTCGGCGGCGGTACCACCCAATGCCACCCTGATCGAGCGCGCAGCGGCGATCGGAGCGCAATACCAGAAGGCGTTCGCGCTGATGTACGGCGAGATATTTACGATCACCGCGATTGTGTGTGTCGTTGGAGCGGTGCTGGGTCTTCTGATCAGCGGCCGCAAGGACCACCCCAGCGAACCGGATGCGGCCGGACGCGAGGCGGTCTCGCGTCAGGCTGGTGCCGCTACCGCGCCACCAGGCTGA
- a CDS encoding class I SAM-dependent methyltransferase, protein MTIDIPVREDVTLAATHRALWALGDYALMAEEVMAPLGPILVDAAGIGPGVRVLDVAAGSGNISLPAAKAGATVVSTDLTPELLQRSQARAAAQGLTLHYQEANAQALPFGDGEFDVVISAIGVMFAPDHQCSANELIRACKPGGTIGVISWTPEGFFGRMLAAIRPYRPSLSAALPPSALWGREAYARGLFKDRTTDIQTRRGMLEVKRFETAQAVHDYFKNHYGPTIEAYANIGDNAVLAAELDTQLVELAAQYLTNGVMDWEYLVLTATKL, encoded by the coding sequence ATGACTATCGACATACCCGTCCGTGAGGACGTCACGCTCGCGGCCACGCACCGGGCTCTGTGGGCACTGGGCGACTACGCCCTGATGGCAGAAGAAGTGATGGCCCCACTCGGCCCAATCCTGGTCGATGCGGCGGGCATTGGGCCCGGCGTCCGGGTACTCGACGTCGCAGCCGGCTCTGGCAACATCTCGCTTCCCGCAGCGAAAGCGGGCGCCACTGTCGTGTCCACCGACCTCACACCGGAGTTGCTGCAGCGTTCTCAGGCACGAGCCGCAGCACAGGGTCTGACCCTTCATTACCAGGAAGCCAACGCCCAGGCATTGCCGTTCGGCGACGGTGAGTTCGACGTCGTGATCTCGGCGATCGGTGTGATGTTCGCACCGGACCATCAGTGTTCGGCCAACGAGCTGATTCGGGCCTGCAAGCCGGGCGGCACGATCGGTGTAATCAGCTGGACCCCCGAAGGATTCTTCGGTCGGATGCTCGCTGCCATCAGGCCATACCGGCCGAGCCTTTCCGCGGCACTACCTCCCTCGGCGCTATGGGGACGGGAAGCCTACGCCCGCGGGCTGTTCAAGGATCGAACCACCGATATCCAAACGCGTCGCGGAATGCTGGAAGTGAAGCGATTCGAGACCGCACAAGCGGTGCACGACTACTTCAAGAATCACTACGGCCCGACGATCGAGGCCTACGCAAACATCGGTGACAACGCCGTGCTGGCCGCCGAGCTCGACACTCAACTGGTGGAGCTGGCCGCGCAATACCTGACGAACGGCGTCATGGATTGGGAGTACTTGGTTCTCACCGCGACAAAGCTGTGA